A single region of the Gadus morhua chromosome 5, gadMor3.0, whole genome shotgun sequence genome encodes:
- the LOC115543819 gene encoding pleckstrin homology domain-containing family G member 3 isoform X3 has protein sequence MPEGRPSALHRDPMGEECAQLRSPLSASEHPPPCADPHPYGHPRLCRAPREGSGRRPVSLVSTLSSDSSRDGLSLFGSTATLQPPSSSSSSSATPPPCPSEEDVDLRLSPSQGNGVQGRRQSPCRGAPWGQWAEQREGVVLGSQRNYCHAERTCSRRGGGGGGGPSYGQSSPVAADAMAPNPELSYVDRVVMEIIETERMYVRDLRSIVEDYLAQIIDAGDLPILPEQVCALFGNIDDIYVFNSELLQSLDLCENDPVAIARCFVDKSEYFVIYTQYCTNYPNSVVALTDCMRSKTLAKFFRDRQASLKRSLPLGSYLLKPVQRILKYHLLLEEIARHYDPEEIGYEVIQEAIDTMTGVAWYINDMKRKHEHAVRLQEIQSLLINWKGTDLTTYGELVLEGSFHVPGAKNSRTLFLFQRTLLITKKRGEHYVYKIDISCSTLMLLDSAKDPLTFSVIHFKHPKQLHTVQAKSVEEKRLWASHIRRLILENHNTIPKTAQETFLEMDSVCAGRYRYSPERQNKVGSYQADDFAVAGRPERRRSEPAKQIVRSTKAFLKHADSEGTLLGDLCSLQPASSVSTLASSVGEPQAEGPGVEEEDVEEHSPKRHSLEQLCPSDVDPKLGSAPSERGLEEKAQRQREEEVEEEEEGDCYKEDILMGDDQDVQNMDAENMDAAEEQDSRTGDVLESSTQDVPSEKAEDDVHCAQVKVEEPSSPHREEDPEVDSMLMEVNHSHLPESPTSAPLSAENPDPVPDIQEPLEVSMENGEETAAESDGSCLLQPGDSSTLSFGEYSEEDEEMPVGRESILPPSVSDGAGMIAEHLTSSGCRRSSLVASEDPQRSAGPSPPPEGPRPSDESSFCLELREEEADTSDNASPEPRQAAEASRPVTPAAQEAAPPEDSLDDVERRSTLSKQDRLLIHKIRRYYENQDASAGIKRRESLSYIPAGLVRHLSKQLNSTPRADPTPVHRKGSSPSRPTSWAVFDLPGLEKKPGAEPAAKPQRQRSVEARPLPPSVSDASAADDGGFRPSSDMLKMWNDMELGMNGCPEELPVIDPSDEEIRPVPGSESRIYGHMRSDTLGGCTRERTLHILEECEAELLSEHSSTSATTSPLTGSEGEYAEDPWLSTAPRCGGNGRVARAPLPRIISLRSGVEDDQILQDMGKVKNKVFQLARQYSQRIKNNRPLIRPRNRDSENPHGLKGMPAVHEESMPSWENGEHTLTYPLNTCDQVNAVDEPPTPPADPSPGPSSRATTPQAVSSPSSPSRAPSLPSSPVDSEPFHWPDVHQLCSRYTGPRSGPGAGPPPVGRSCSVPERMLELCTGGPGRPPWSPTATQPLTPRPPWDSAEGQWGGGAQRRGSPTREGGGSRPGPRLLCRWGSLDSVPAAASRPLHELQNLQDPVRPGHGTLPAQHKVKEGTTAGSDVCLKEAQHGVFKRPAAPHGNKKTESRIVRNLREKFQSLGSGS, from the exons ATGCCAGAGGGGCGTCCTAGTGCTCTCCACCGGGACCCAATGGGGGAAG AATGTGCTCAGCTGCGCTCGCCTCTCTCCGCCAGCGAACACCCTCCGCCCTGCGCGGACCCCCACCCGTACGGTCACCCGCGCCTCTGCAGGGCCCCCAGGGAGGGGTCCGGCCGGAGGCCCGTGAGCCTGGTGTCCACCCTGTCGTCGGACTCGTCCCGGGACGGCCTCAGCCTCTTCGGGAGCACGGCGACcctccagcctccctcctcctcctcctcctcctccgccacccccccgccctgccCCAGCGAGGAGGACGTGGACCTCCGGCTGAGCCCCAGCCAGGGCAACGGCGTGCAGGGAAGGCGGCAGAGCCCGTGCCGGGGGGCCCCCTGGGGCCAGTGGGctgagcagagggagggggtggttcTGGGCTCCCAGAGGAACTATTGCCACGCAGAGAGGACCTGCAgtcgaagaggaggaggaggaggaggagggccttCTTACGGCCAATCGTCGCCGGTCGCCGCAGACGCCATGGCGCCCAACCCCGAGCTGTCCTACGTGGACCGCGTCGTCATGGAGATCATCGAGACGGAACGCATGTATGTGCGGGACCTCCGCAGCATCGTGGAG GATTATTTGGCTCAGATCATCGACGCAGGAGACCTTCCCATACTCCCAGAACAAGTCTGTGCCCTCTTCGGAAACATAGACGATATCTATGTGTTCAACAG TGAGCTGCTGCAGTCCTTGGACCTCTGTGAGAACGATCCAGTGGCCATCGCCAGGTGTTTTGTTGACAAG AGTGAATACTTTGTAATCTACACACAGTACTGCACCAACTACCCCAA CTCCGTGGTGGCCCTCACGGACTGCATGAGGAGCAAGACCCTGGCCAAGTTCTTCAGGGACCGCCAGGCCTCCCTGAAGCGCTCGCTCCCCCTCGGCTCCTACCTGCTCAAGCCGGTCCAGCGAATCCTCAAGTAccacctgctgctggag GAAATCGCCCGGCACTATGACCCCGAGGAGATTGGCTACGAGGTCATCCAGGAGGCCATCGACACCATGACCGGCGTGGCCTGGTACATCAATGATATGAAGAGGAAGCATGAGCACGCAGTCCGACTGcag GAGATCCAGTCTCTTCTGATCAACTGGAAGGGCACGGACCTCACCACCTACGGAGAGCTGGTGCTGGAGGGGAGCTTTCATGTGCCGGGAGCCAAGAACAGCCGGACCCTCTTCCTGTTCCAGAGGACGCTGCTCATTACCAAGAAGAGAGGGGAGCACTACGTCTACAAGATCGACATCTCG TGCTCCACCCTGATGCTGCTGGACAGCGCTAAGGACCCCCTGACCTTCAGCGTCATCCACTTCAAGCACCCCAAGCAGCTCCATACTGTGCAG GCCAAGTCCGTGGAGGAGAAGCGCCTCTGGGCAAGCCACATCAGGAGGCTCATTCTGGAGAACCACAACACCATTCCAAAGACG GCCCAAGAAACGTTCCTGGAAATGGATTCCGTGT gtgctGGGAGGTACCGCTACAGCCCGGAGAGGCAGAATAAAGTGGGGTCCTACCAGGCGGACGACTTCGCGGTCGCGGGGAGACCGGAGCGCAGGAGATCAG agcCTGCTAAGCAAATCGTAAGGAGCACGAAAG CATTTTTGAAG CACGCAGACAGTGAGGGCACCCTGCTCGGGGACTTGTGCTCCCTGCAGCCTGCTTCTAGTGTCAGTACGCTGGCCTCCAGTGTAGGCGAGCCCCAGGCTGAGGGCCctggtgtggaggaggaggatgttgaGGAGCACAGCCCGAAAAGGCACTCTCTGGAGCAGCTGTGTCCTAGTGACGTTGATCCTAAACTGGGCTCAGCGCCCAGCGAGCgagggctggaggagaaggCGCAGCgtcagcgggaggaggaggtggaggaggaggaagagggggattgTTACAAGGAGGATATACTGATGGGAGACGACCAG GATGTCCAGAACATGGATGCTGAGAACATGGATGCGGCAGAAGAGCAGGACTCTCGCACGGGCGATGTGCTGGAGAGCTCCACTCAGGATGTACCCAGTGAGAAGGCGGAGGACGACGTTCACTGTGCCCAG GTAAAGGTGGAGGAGCCCTCCTCTCCACATCGTGAGGAGGACCCGGAGGTGGACAGCATGCTCATGGAGGTGAACCACTCCCACTTACCCGAGTCTCCCACCTCCGCCCCTCTGTCGGCGGAGAACCCGGATCCTGTCCCCGACATCCAAGAACCCCTAGAGGTGTCTATGGAGAATGGAGAGGAGACGGCGGCGGAGAGCGACGGCTCTTGTCTCCTCCAGCCCGGAGACAGCAGCACTCTGAGCTTCGGGGAATACtcggaggaagacgaggagatgCCCGTCGGGCGCGAGAGCATCCTGCCTCCGTCGGTGTCGGACGGGGCCGGCATGATCGCCGAGCACCTCACCAGCAGCGGGTGCAGGAGGAGCAGTTTGGTCGCATCAGAGGACCCTCAACGCTCGGCTGGGCCCTCGCCCCCGCCGGAGGGCCCCCGGCCCTCGGACGAATCCTCCTTTTGCTTGGAGCTCCGGGAGGAAGAGGCAGACACGTCGGACAACGCATCCCCAGAGCCGCGGCAGGCTGCCGAGGCCAGCCGACCCGTCACGCCCGCCGCGCAGGAAGCGGCGCCGCCGGAGGACTCCCTGGACGACGTGGAGCGCCGGTCCACGCTCTCCAAGCAGGACCGCCTGCTCATCCACAAGATCAGGAGGTACTACGAGAACCAGGACGCCAGCGCCGGCATCAAGCGGCGGGAGAGCCTCTCCTACATCCCGGCCGGGCTGGTCAGGCACCTGAGCAAACAGCTCAACAGCACCCCGCGGGCCGACCCCACCCCCGTGCACAGGaagggctcctcccccagccggCCCACGTCCTGGGCCGTGTTCGACCTCCCGGGCTTGGAGAAGAAGCCCGGCGCCGAGCCCGCCGCTAAACCCCAACGCCAGAGGTCGGTCGAGGCCAGACCTTTGCCTCCGAGCGTCAGCGACGCCTCGGCGGCCGACGACGGCGGCTTCAGACCGTCCTCGGACATGCTCAAGATGTGGAACGACATGGAGCTGGGGATGAACGGCTGCCCCGAGGAGCTGCCCGTCATCGATCCGAGCGACGAGGAGATTCGTCCCGTTCCTGGATCAGAGAGTCGGATCTACGGCCACATGAGGTCAGACACGCTGGGCGGATGCACCAGGGAACGAACATTGCACATATTGGAGGAATGTGAAGCGGAGCTTCTCTCTGAACACTCTTCCACATCGGCGACCACGTCACCCCTCACAGGAAGTGAGGGTGAGTACGCGGAGGACCCCTGGCTGAGTACAGCTCCCCGGTGCGGTGGGAACGGCAGGGTGGCCCGCGCCCCGCTGCCCAGGATCATTAGCCTCCGATCGGGCGTGGAGGACGACCAGATCCTGCAGGACATGGGGAAGGTGAAGAACAAGGTGTTCCAGCTGGCACGACAGTACAGCCAGCGCATCAAGAACAACAGGCCTTTAATCAGGCCGAGGAACCGAGACTCTGAAAACCCACACGGCCTCAAGGGCATGCCCGCTGTCCACGAGGAGAGCATGCCATCCTGGGAAAACG GTGAACACACCCTGACCTATCCCTTGAACACTTGCGATCAGGTAAACGCCGTCGATGAACCCCCGACCCCACCCGCCGACCCATCCCCGGGGCCCAGCTCCAGGGCCACCACCCCTCAGGCCGtgtcctcgccctcctccccctcccgcgCCCCCAGCCTCCCCAGCAGCCCCGTGGACTCGGAGCCCTTCCACTGGCCCGACGTGCACCAGCTGTGCTCCAGGTACACCGGCCCCCGCtcggggccgggggccggccCGCCGCCGGTGGGCCGCAGCTGCTCGGTCCCAGAGAGGATGCTGGAGCTCTGCACCGGCGGGCCGGGGAGGCCGCCATGGAGCCCTACAGCCACACAACCTCTAACTCCTCGTCCGCCTTGGGACTCGGCCGAGGGCcagtggggcgggggggcgcaGCGGAGGGGGAGTCCCacgagggagggcggggggtcCCGGCCGGGGCCCCGCCTGCTGTGCAGGTGGGGCTCCCTGGACAGCGTGCCGGCGGCGGCCAGCCGGCCCCTCCACGAGCTGCAGAACCTCCAGGACCCGGTGAGGCCCGGCCACGGGACACTGCCCGCCCAACACAAGGTCAAGGAAGGGACGACCGCAGGAAGTGATGTCTGTCTCAAGGAAGCCCAGCACGGCGTCTTCAAGAGGCCCGCAGCCCCGCACGGGAACAAGAAGACGGAGAGTAGGATCGTGAGGAACCTGCGGGAGAAGTTTCAGAGCTTGGGTTCCGGTTCGTGA
- the LOC115543819 gene encoding pleckstrin homology domain-containing family G member 3 isoform X5 — MPEGRPSALHRDPMGEECAQLRSPLSASEHPPPCADPHPYGHPRLCRAPREGSGRRPVSLVSTLSSDSSRDGLSLFGSTATLQPPSSSSSSSATPPPCPSEEDVDLRLSPSQGNGVQGRRQSPCRGAPWGQWAEQREGVVLGSQRNYCHAERTCSRRGGGGGGGPSYGQSSPVAADAMAPNPELSYVDRVVMEIIETERMYVRDLRSIVEDYLAQIIDAGDLPILPEQVCALFGNIDDIYVFNSELLQSLDLCENDPVAIARCFVDKSEYFVIYTQYCTNYPNSVVALTDCMRSKTLAKFFRDRQASLKRSLPLGSYLLKPVQRILKYHLLLEEIARHYDPEEIGYEVIQEAIDTMTGVAWYINDMKRKHEHAVRLQEIQSLLINWKGTDLTTYGELVLEGSFHVPGAKNSRTLFLFQRTLLITKKRGEHYVYKIDISCSTLMLLDSAKDPLTFSVIHFKHPKQLHTVQAKSVEEKRLWASHIRRLILENHNTIPKTAQETFLEMDSVCAGRYRYSPERQNKVGSYQADDFAVAGRPERRRSEPAKQIVRSTKAFLKHADSEGTLLGDLCSLQPASSVSTLASSVGEPQAEGPGVEEEDVEEHSPKRHSLEQLCPSDVDPKLGSAPSERGLEEKAQRQREEEVEEEEEGDCYKEDILMGDDQVADFASSMMAAISCWHYRARALLSAPFTTDVQNMDAENMDAAEEQDSRTGDVLESSTQDVPSEKAEDDVHCAQVKVEEPSSPHREEDPEVDSMLMEVNHSHLPESPTSAPLSAENPDPVPDIQEPLEVSMENGEETAAESDGSCLLQPGDSSTLSFGEYSEEDEEMPVGRESILPPSVSDGAGMIAEHLTSSGCRRSSLVASEDPQRSAGPSPPPEGPRPSDESSFCLELREEEADTSDNASPEPRQAAEASRPVTPAAQEAAPPEDSLDDVERRSTLSKQDRLLIHKIRRYYENQDASAGIKRRESLSYIPAGLVRHLSKQLNSTPRADPTPVHRKGSSPSRPTSWAVFDLPGLEKKPGAEPAAKPQRQRSVEARPLPPSVSDASAADDGGFRPSSDMLKMWNDMELGMNGCPEELPVIDPSDEEIRPVPGSESRIYGHMRSDTLGGCTRERTLHILEECEAELLSEHSSTSATTSPLTGSEGEYAEDPWLSTAPRCGGNGRVARAPLPRIISLRSGVEDDQILQDMGKVKNKVFQLARQYSQRIKNNRPLIRPRNRDSENPHGLKGMPAVHEESMPSWENGKRRR; from the exons ATGCCAGAGGGGCGTCCTAGTGCTCTCCACCGGGACCCAATGGGGGAAG AATGTGCTCAGCTGCGCTCGCCTCTCTCCGCCAGCGAACACCCTCCGCCCTGCGCGGACCCCCACCCGTACGGTCACCCGCGCCTCTGCAGGGCCCCCAGGGAGGGGTCCGGCCGGAGGCCCGTGAGCCTGGTGTCCACCCTGTCGTCGGACTCGTCCCGGGACGGCCTCAGCCTCTTCGGGAGCACGGCGACcctccagcctccctcctcctcctcctcctcctccgccacccccccgccctgccCCAGCGAGGAGGACGTGGACCTCCGGCTGAGCCCCAGCCAGGGCAACGGCGTGCAGGGAAGGCGGCAGAGCCCGTGCCGGGGGGCCCCCTGGGGCCAGTGGGctgagcagagggagggggtggttcTGGGCTCCCAGAGGAACTATTGCCACGCAGAGAGGACCTGCAgtcgaagaggaggaggaggaggaggagggccttCTTACGGCCAATCGTCGCCGGTCGCCGCAGACGCCATGGCGCCCAACCCCGAGCTGTCCTACGTGGACCGCGTCGTCATGGAGATCATCGAGACGGAACGCATGTATGTGCGGGACCTCCGCAGCATCGTGGAG GATTATTTGGCTCAGATCATCGACGCAGGAGACCTTCCCATACTCCCAGAACAAGTCTGTGCCCTCTTCGGAAACATAGACGATATCTATGTGTTCAACAG TGAGCTGCTGCAGTCCTTGGACCTCTGTGAGAACGATCCAGTGGCCATCGCCAGGTGTTTTGTTGACAAG AGTGAATACTTTGTAATCTACACACAGTACTGCACCAACTACCCCAA CTCCGTGGTGGCCCTCACGGACTGCATGAGGAGCAAGACCCTGGCCAAGTTCTTCAGGGACCGCCAGGCCTCCCTGAAGCGCTCGCTCCCCCTCGGCTCCTACCTGCTCAAGCCGGTCCAGCGAATCCTCAAGTAccacctgctgctggag GAAATCGCCCGGCACTATGACCCCGAGGAGATTGGCTACGAGGTCATCCAGGAGGCCATCGACACCATGACCGGCGTGGCCTGGTACATCAATGATATGAAGAGGAAGCATGAGCACGCAGTCCGACTGcag GAGATCCAGTCTCTTCTGATCAACTGGAAGGGCACGGACCTCACCACCTACGGAGAGCTGGTGCTGGAGGGGAGCTTTCATGTGCCGGGAGCCAAGAACAGCCGGACCCTCTTCCTGTTCCAGAGGACGCTGCTCATTACCAAGAAGAGAGGGGAGCACTACGTCTACAAGATCGACATCTCG TGCTCCACCCTGATGCTGCTGGACAGCGCTAAGGACCCCCTGACCTTCAGCGTCATCCACTTCAAGCACCCCAAGCAGCTCCATACTGTGCAG GCCAAGTCCGTGGAGGAGAAGCGCCTCTGGGCAAGCCACATCAGGAGGCTCATTCTGGAGAACCACAACACCATTCCAAAGACG GCCCAAGAAACGTTCCTGGAAATGGATTCCGTGT gtgctGGGAGGTACCGCTACAGCCCGGAGAGGCAGAATAAAGTGGGGTCCTACCAGGCGGACGACTTCGCGGTCGCGGGGAGACCGGAGCGCAGGAGATCAG agcCTGCTAAGCAAATCGTAAGGAGCACGAAAG CATTTTTGAAG CACGCAGACAGTGAGGGCACCCTGCTCGGGGACTTGTGCTCCCTGCAGCCTGCTTCTAGTGTCAGTACGCTGGCCTCCAGTGTAGGCGAGCCCCAGGCTGAGGGCCctggtgtggaggaggaggatgttgaGGAGCACAGCCCGAAAAGGCACTCTCTGGAGCAGCTGTGTCCTAGTGACGTTGATCCTAAACTGGGCTCAGCGCCCAGCGAGCgagggctggaggagaaggCGCAGCgtcagcgggaggaggaggtggaggaggaggaagagggggattgTTACAAGGAGGATATACTGATGGGAGACGACCAGGTAGCCGACTTTGCGAGCTCCATGATGGCAGCCATCTCCTGCTGGCACTATAGGGCGAGGGCTTTGCTTTCTGCTCCCTTCACAACG GATGTCCAGAACATGGATGCTGAGAACATGGATGCGGCAGAAGAGCAGGACTCTCGCACGGGCGATGTGCTGGAGAGCTCCACTCAGGATGTACCCAGTGAGAAGGCGGAGGACGACGTTCACTGTGCCCAG GTAAAGGTGGAGGAGCCCTCCTCTCCACATCGTGAGGAGGACCCGGAGGTGGACAGCATGCTCATGGAGGTGAACCACTCCCACTTACCCGAGTCTCCCACCTCCGCCCCTCTGTCGGCGGAGAACCCGGATCCTGTCCCCGACATCCAAGAACCCCTAGAGGTGTCTATGGAGAATGGAGAGGAGACGGCGGCGGAGAGCGACGGCTCTTGTCTCCTCCAGCCCGGAGACAGCAGCACTCTGAGCTTCGGGGAATACtcggaggaagacgaggagatgCCCGTCGGGCGCGAGAGCATCCTGCCTCCGTCGGTGTCGGACGGGGCCGGCATGATCGCCGAGCACCTCACCAGCAGCGGGTGCAGGAGGAGCAGTTTGGTCGCATCAGAGGACCCTCAACGCTCGGCTGGGCCCTCGCCCCCGCCGGAGGGCCCCCGGCCCTCGGACGAATCCTCCTTTTGCTTGGAGCTCCGGGAGGAAGAGGCAGACACGTCGGACAACGCATCCCCAGAGCCGCGGCAGGCTGCCGAGGCCAGCCGACCCGTCACGCCCGCCGCGCAGGAAGCGGCGCCGCCGGAGGACTCCCTGGACGACGTGGAGCGCCGGTCCACGCTCTCCAAGCAGGACCGCCTGCTCATCCACAAGATCAGGAGGTACTACGAGAACCAGGACGCCAGCGCCGGCATCAAGCGGCGGGAGAGCCTCTCCTACATCCCGGCCGGGCTGGTCAGGCACCTGAGCAAACAGCTCAACAGCACCCCGCGGGCCGACCCCACCCCCGTGCACAGGaagggctcctcccccagccggCCCACGTCCTGGGCCGTGTTCGACCTCCCGGGCTTGGAGAAGAAGCCCGGCGCCGAGCCCGCCGCTAAACCCCAACGCCAGAGGTCGGTCGAGGCCAGACCTTTGCCTCCGAGCGTCAGCGACGCCTCGGCGGCCGACGACGGCGGCTTCAGACCGTCCTCGGACATGCTCAAGATGTGGAACGACATGGAGCTGGGGATGAACGGCTGCCCCGAGGAGCTGCCCGTCATCGATCCGAGCGACGAGGAGATTCGTCCCGTTCCTGGATCAGAGAGTCGGATCTACGGCCACATGAGGTCAGACACGCTGGGCGGATGCACCAGGGAACGAACATTGCACATATTGGAGGAATGTGAAGCGGAGCTTCTCTCTGAACACTCTTCCACATCGGCGACCACGTCACCCCTCACAGGAAGTGAGGGTGAGTACGCGGAGGACCCCTGGCTGAGTACAGCTCCCCGGTGCGGTGGGAACGGCAGGGTGGCCCGCGCCCCGCTGCCCAGGATCATTAGCCTCCGATCGGGCGTGGAGGACGACCAGATCCTGCAGGACATGGGGAAGGTGAAGAACAAGGTGTTCCAGCTGGCACGACAGTACAGCCAGCGCATCAAGAACAACAGGCCTTTAATCAGGCCGAGGAACCGAGACTCTGAAAACCCACACGGCCTCAAGGGCATGCCCGCTGTCCACGAGGAGAGCATGCCATCCTGGGAAAACG GTAAACGCCGTCGATGA